From the genome of Pseudonocardia sp. EC080619-01:
GACCAGGTCGCGCCAGTAGCTCTGCTCGGCGAACAGCGACACCGCCCGGTCGACGTCCCGGGCGGCCAGCGCCTCGCCGAAGGCGTCCAGCCAGCCCTCAGCGGTCGTGCGCGCCGCGGACTTCTCCTGCGTGGTGGTCACGTGAGCACCTCCTGCGAGCGGTTCGCCGCGACCACGGGGCGCTCGCCGTCCCTGCCGCGGTCGTCGGGGCAACGGGAGCAGTGAACACCACCGTCGTGACGCGCGACACGGGTTGCGGCGAGGTTGCAACCGCTCGGCCTACCGGAAGAGCAGCACTCCGCGGCCGCGCTGCCCGCCCGCCTCCAGGGCGCGGTGGGCCTCCGCGGCGTCCCCGGCGGGCCAGGTGGCGGCGACCCTCGGGGTGAGCCTGCCCGACGAGGCGAGGTCGCGGATCGCGAGCAGCGTCTCCCGGTCCTCGGCGACCGTCCGCACCCACACCGGGTGCCAGGTGATGCCGCGCTCCGCGGTGCCGCGGTGACCGCGGACGGTGGCGATCCGGCCGCCGTCCCGGACCGCGGGCAGCAGCGCGTCGCCCTGCAGGGAGCCGTCGGCCAGCCCGTCGACGCCGCCGGGGACGGCACCGCGGACCGACCCGGCGAACCCGTCGCCGCGGGGCAGCACGACGTGCGCGCCCAGCCCGTCGACGAGCTCGGTGTCCCGCTCGGCGGCGTCGGCGACCACCCGCAGGCCGCGGGCCACGGCGAGCTGCACGGCGTACCCGCCGAACGCCCCGGCCGCACCGGTGACCGCGACCGTCCCTCCGCGCGGGACGGCCAGCTCGTCGAGCGCCAGCCAGGCGGTGAGCGCGTTCATCGGGAGCGTCGCGGCGGCGGTCTCGTCGACGCCGTCGGGCAGCGGGACGGCCGACCCGGCCGGGACGACGACGTGCTCGGCATAGCCGCCGTGCGTCCCGTCCGGGACGACGATCGCCATCACCCGGTCGCCCACCCGCAGCGGGACGTCGTCCCCGGCCTCGTCGACCACGCCCGCGACGTCCATCCCGGGCACCCACGGCGGGTCCGTCTCCTGGCGCCGGACGGAGCGCTGCAGCGTGTCGGTCGGGTTGACCGCGGCCGCGGACACCCGGATCCGGACCTGCCCCGGGCCGGCGTGCGGCTCGGGCAGGTCGAGGACCTCGAGGACGTCCGGGCCTCCGTGCGTGGTGAGTCCGACGGCGCGCATGGACCCACCCTCACAGTCAGGCGGGATCGGGGCGCGGTGGGAGCGTCTCCCCCGCCTCGACCGCCACGTCGAGGTGGTTCCCGGCGGGCGGCAGCGGGCAGGTCGCGTGCGCGGTGAAGGCGCACGGCAGGTTCACCACGCGGTTGAGGTCGAGGCGCAGCGCGCCGTCGGCGCCGGGGTCGGCGGTCTTCAGGATCCGGCCCCCGCCGTAGGTGGTGTCGCCGGAGGTGGCGTCGCGGAAGTGCAGGGACAGGCCGCCGTCCCTCCCGGACAGCGCGACCAGGCGCTGCTGTGCGCCGCCGTGGCGGAACGTCACCTCGCCGACGGCGGTCGGGAAGTGCTGCAGCCCGTCGACGACCGCGTCGACGGTGATCCGGCGCGGCTCGTCGTAGGGGGTGAAGGCGGCGTCGACGACGGCGGCCTCGTCGTAGGGGTACGCGGGGACCCCGGTGAAGGCGGTGCGGGTGACCGCGTGCGGGTCCCGGATCCGCAGCGCGGAGGAGTCGGTGCGGCGGGCGATCTCGACCATCCGGTCGCCGACGGCGACCATCACGCCGGGCGCACCGTCGACCGGGTGCAGGTCCACGGTGCCGTCGAGCGGGGTGTCGGCGCCGGGCGGCACGACGCCGTCGGCGGCGGCCGCGGTGACCGTCACCGTCCCGCCGCCGGTGGCCCGCCAGGTGCCGGGGAGGCCGGGGACCGTGCCCGGGCCGTCGTCGAGCCAGTGCAGGGCGGTCAGCGACAGCCAGCCGTGCGGCTCGCGCAGCGTCTCCTCGCGGGCGGCCTTCCAGGCGGCGTGCTCGGTGCGGGCGTCGGTACCGGTCGTCGTCATGCCGGTGGAACGCGGCGTGCGCCGGATGACTTCCCGGGCGGGTGTCAGTGCACCCGGTGCCGTTCGGCCTCGGGGTCGGTGCGGGTCAGCGCGATCACCCCGGCGAGCGCGACGACGACGCCGATCAGCGCGGCGCCCGCCCACCCGTCCCGGATCCGGTCGCCGAGCAGCGCGATCCCGACCACGCCCGGCACCACGACCTCGGTCACCGACAGCACCGCCGTCGCCGGGCCGACCGGGCCGTTCTGCAGCGCCTTCGCGAACGCCAGGACACCGAGCACCCCCATCACGACGACGCCGTACACCAGCGGGTCCAGCAGCAGGTCCCCGATCGTGTCCCAGCGGAGCGGCCCGGGGTGCAGGGCGCGCACGGCGAGCGCGGTGCCGCCGAACCCGAGCCCGGCGAGCAGCGCCAGCAGCATCGGGCGTCCCGTCCGCCACACGAACGGCGTCGCGACGAGGATCAGCACGAACGCGACGAGCAGCGCCGGGGTCGCCGCGGGGGGCAGCGCCTCCGGGCGGTCCGGTTCGGCCGCGGCGGCGACCAGCACCAGCCCCGCCAGCACGGCGACGACGGCCCACCGGTCCCGCCACGCCAGGTTCCACGGGTTCCAGCCGTGGTCGGACAACGTGGTGAGCGCGATCGCGCCCGCCAGGATCGACTGCACCGCGAACACCGGCAGGTACCGCAGCGCGACGACGGTCAGCACCCAGGCCACGACGTCCGCGAACAGGCCCGCGAGGAACCACGGCTGCTGCCACACCGGGCGCCCGTAGCGGGCCAGCCTGCTGCCCCGGGCCTCCCACAGCGCGGCGATCGTGTTGCCGACCATGGCGGCCACGGCGATCAACAAGGCGAACACGGTCGTCATCTCCGCCCATCCTGCCCCCTCCCGCGCCGGGCGGCTCCGGACACGCCGATCCCCACGGCGGGAGGACGCGGTGCACACTCGGGCCATGCGCATGCAGTTCGGTGTGGACGAGGACGAGGCGTTCCACGAGTGCGCGGGCCGGCTGATCAGCGGGTTCGCGGACTGGCTCGACGAGAACGACCTGGTCGCCGAGCCCGTCTCGGCGGAGCTGCTGCTGCAGTACAAGTGGCTGGAGGCCGACGGCGACCTCGCCGCGTGGCCGCTGGCACACGTCGAGACGTTCCTCGACGGCTGGTGCCCGCGCGTCATGACCGAGTACCGGCTGCCGGTGCGGCTGGTCCCGCTCAGCGTCGCGTCGTTCGTCGAGTACCTCGACGAGCGCGGGTTGCTGACCCCGGACAGCCCGCGGCCGTCGCAGGTCCGGCGGTTGTGCACCGCCTACGCCGACGACTACGACGAGCTGGAGGCCCGCGGCGTCCACCCGGTGCTCGACGAGTTCGGCACGCCCCCGGACCCGGTCCGGATCCCGGGACCGGCCGACCGCGCCGCCTCGGCCGCGGCGGCGACGGTGCTGGCCGACGCCCGTGCGCTCGCCACCTGGTGCGGGCCGTCGGGCCGGGTCCTGACGAGGACCGGCAACCTGCGCATCGCCGACGCCCGGGAGCTGGCCGGGAAGCTCGGCACCGACGACCTCGACTCCCCCGCCTTCGCCCGGCTCGACCGTGCCGACCGGCTCCCGGTCCTGACCTGGGTGCTGGAGACGGCGGTCCGGGCCGGGGCGGTGCACCGCGAGAACGGCCGGCTCGTCGCCGGCGGGCGGTTCGGCGGGCTCGACGACACGACCGCGCACGAGGACCTCGTGCTCGCCGCGCGGGACCAGGGCGTGCTGACCGTCACCGGGGAGCGGCGGGTGCCCGACGGGGCCGAGCCGCTCGACGTCCTCGACGGCCTGCTCGAGGAGCCGCCCGCCGGGACCGACGACGAGGACGGGCGGAACGCGCTGGAGATCCTCGCCGAGCAGCTGGGCCGGGCCGACGGCGAGGAACTCCTCGACGAGGACGGGTTCGACCAGGGCACCCCGGTCCCGGAGCCCGCCGACGACGCCACCCCCGCGTTCCTCGCGCTGCTGCGCCACCCGGTCGAGGGGATGCCCTTCGAGGATCTCGCCGCGCTGCTCGACCTGGTGCTGGGCTGGGACGGCGGCCCCGCGGGCGACGGGGCCTTCCCGGCCCGGATGCTCGTCACCCGTCTCGAGCGCCTCGGCCTCGCCGAGTGGTCGGACTCCACCCTGGAGCAGGACGACGTGCTCGGTGCCGACGTCCGGTCCGGCGGGCGGGTCACGCTCACCCCCGGCGGCGTCGCCTGCGGTCTGCTGGTGCTGGCCGCGGAGAGCCTGGAGTTCCCGACCCGCCCCGATCCGGCCGTGGCGTCGGTCGAGGAGATCGTCGACCTGGCGGGCGAGGTGACGCCCACCGAGTGGCGCCGCGACATCGACGCCTGGCACGCGGCGCAGCCCGACCCGGGCCGTGCGGTCGCGGCGTTCGTCGACCGGGCGCTGGCACCGGGGCGCCCGCTCGTCGTCGTGCTGACGGCGACCGGCGTCGCCGCGGACAGGTTCGGGGACGACGTCGTCGACGGCCTGCTCCGCCGGCACCTCGACGGTCCGCACCGGGCCCAGGTGGCGCGCCGCCTGGTGGCACGCGGGCAGCTGGACCCGGGCACGCTCGAGCCGGAGCTGCTGTTGCAGGCCTCGATCGACGTCCTCGCCGTCACCGTCGACACGATCGGGTCCGACGAGTGGCCCGCGCTGTTCGCCCGGGAGTTCCCGGCCGACGCCGCGGAGGTGTTCGACGAGCTCTGGCGGCTGGACCATCCCCGGCTCGGCGACGTGCTCACCGAGGTCGGTGCGCACCATCCCGATGCGCGGGTCGCGGAGGCCGCCCGCACGGCGCTGTCCCGGTGGCGGGGCCGCAGCGGCGGGCACTGACCGGTACCGGAGTCTGGCCCACCCGGCCGGATCGTGCGAACATATGTTCGTGCGCGGCCTGGCCACCATCCTGCACGCCGACCTGGACTCGTTCTACGCGTCGGTCGAGCAGCGGGACGACCCACGGCTGCGCGGCCGCCCGGTGATCGTCGGTGGCGGGGTGGTGCTGGCCGCGAGCTACGAGGCCAGGGCGTTCGGCGTGCGGACCGCCATGAACGGCGGCCAGGCCCGCGCGCACTGCCCGGGCGCGATCGTCGTCCCACCGCGGATGGCGGCCTACTCCGAGGCGAGCCGGGCCGTGTTCGCGATCTTCCGGGACACCACGCCCGAGGTGGAGGGCCTGTCGATCGACGAGGCGTTCCTCGAGGTCGGCGGGCTCGCCCGGATCGCGGGCACGCCCCGGGAGGTCGCGGCCCGGCTCCGTGCCCGGGTGGCGGCGGAGGCCGGGCTGCCGATCACCGTCGGCGTCGCGCGGACGAAGTTCCTCGCCAAGGTCGCGAGCGGCGTCGCGAAGCCGGACGGGCTGCTCGTCGTGGACCCGGCCCGCGAGCGGGAGTTCCTGCACCCGCTGCCGGTGGAACGGCTGTGGGGGGTCGGCGCGGTCACCGCGGGGAAGCTGCACGAGCTGGGCGTGCGCACGGTCGCCGACGTCGCCGGTCTCGGCGAGGCCGCGCTGGTGTCGTTCCTCGGTCCGGCGAGCGGGCGGCACCTGCACGCGCTGGCCCACCTGCGCGACCCCCGCCCGGTCGACACGCACCGCTCGCGGCGGTCGATCGGCTCGCAGCGCGCGCTCGGCCGCAGGCCCCGCACCCCGGAGGAGCTCGACGCGATCCTGGCCGGCACCGTCGACCGGCTGGCACGGCGGCTGCGGGCGCCCCGCGAGACCGGTGGCGGGCGGGTGTGCCGCACGGTCGTGCTGCGTCTGCGGTTCGGCGACTTCGCCCGCGTCACCCGCTCGCACACGCTCCCGGTGCCGACCGCGCACACGCCCACGATCCTGACGGCGGCCCGGCGGCTGCTGGTCGCGGCGACGCCGGAGATCCGGGACCGCGGGATCACCCTGCTCGGACTGTCGCTGACCAACCTCGACCGCGACGACGCGGTGCAGCTGGAGCTCCCCCTCGACGCGCACGCCGGCCCGGCACTGGACACCGCGCTCGACGAGGTGCGCCGCCGGTTCGGTGCCTCCTCGGTGTCGCGGGCGACCCAGCTCGGCCGCGACCAGGGACTGCAGGTCCCGCTGCTGCCCGAGCACGAGTGAGCACCTCAGCAGGACGGGTTGCTGCCGAGCTCGCGGGTGGTGCGGGTGTAGTAGTTCGTCACCCAGCCCTCCTGCGGGCCGAGGATGCGGTACCAGACGGTGTCGCCGCGGACCGCCTCCCCGCGCTGCCAGCAGCCGATCCGGACCGGGGTCCCGGACTCCGGGATGGTCCCGACGACCGCGAAACCGGTGCCCGGTCCGGAGCGGACCTGTAGACCCTCGATCGAGGTCCGGGTGCACCCGGACAGCACGAGAACCCCGCACAGCACCACGAGGCCCTGCGCCACACGCTTCCGTCGCACACCCTCACCTCACCCGATCAGGTGACATCGCGGATGCGCAACGTAGCGATGAGCGACCGACCGTGCACGGCGAATCGCGGTCAACCCACGGTTGACGACCCAAGATCGTCAACCTACAGTTGACGCATGACCACTCCGTCCCCCGTCACCGGGACCGTCCGGCTCGACGACCTCATCTCCGCCATCACCGACGTCCACTCCGACCCGCTCGAGCAGCTCTCCGGCGCGGTGCTCGCGGGCGACCACCTCGGTGACCTGGCCGACCACCTGATCGGCCACTTCGTCGACCGGGCCCGACGCTCCGGCGCGTCCTGGACCGACATCGGCCGCAGCATGGGCGTGTCCAAGCAGGCCGCCCAGAAGCGCTTCGTCCCGAAGCCCGACGAGCCGGTCGACCCCGAGGAGGGCTTCAAACGGTTCACCCCGCGCGCCCGCGGCGTCGTGGTCGCGGCGCAGAGCGAGGCCAGGAGCGCCGGCAACGACCGGATCACCCCGGCGCACCTGGTGCTCGGCCTGGCGGCCGACCCTCAGGCGCTCGCCGTCGTCCTGCTGGAGCCCCAGGGGGTCACGCCGGACGCGCTGCGCGAGGCCGCCGTCGCGCGGCTGCCGGAGCGGGTGGAGCAGGTGCCCGACCTCGTCCCGTTCGACGGGGCCGCGAAGAAGGCGCTCGAGCTCACCTTCCGCCAGGCGCTGCGGCTGGGCCACAACTACGTCGGCACCGAGCACATCCTGCTCGCCCTGCTGGAGCAGGAGGACGGCGACGGCGTGCTGTCCGGGCTGGGCGTCGACGGCCCGCGTGCCGAGGCCGCGATCGTGAAGGCGCTCGCCGCGATCGCCGCGCAGCAGGAGCAGGGCGACGGCTGAGAACCGGTCAGGACGCCAGCTGGTAGCGCGTGTGCTGCAGGATCGTCCACGCCACCAGCGCGGGGTTGTCCATCATGGGCACGTGCCCGACACCGGGCAGCACCACCAGCTCGGCGCCGGGGACGGCGTCCATCAGCGGGCGGCCGTAGCGGCCGTACGGGATCGTGCGGTCCGAACCTGACCAGGCGATCCGGACCGGGCAGGGCAGCTCGTCGAACGGCACGATGGCCGTCTCCATACTGGCCGCGGACAGCAGCGGGTCGAGCACCGTGCACGCGGCGAGATCGTCGAAGAGCACGGCGACGTCCTCGGCCGAGTACAGGTCGGCGCGTTCCGCGAGGGTGAGCAGCAGCAGGCGCCGGACCAGCCCGCACGACGCGAGCAGCCGCACCGGCGTCCACCCGGCCAGCAGCGCCCCCACCCGGAAGGTGGCGAGCAGCCGGTAGAGGTCCTTCGGCAGCGCCCACGCCCCGGCCGGGGACAGCGCGACGACCGAGCGGGCCCGCCCGCGCCGGGCCAGCTCCAGCGCGGCCCAGCCGCCGAGCGAGTTCCCGACGACGTGCGGCATCTCGTCGATCCCGAGCTCGTCGAGCTGCTCGACCAGCGCGTCGACCATGACGTCGATGGAGAACTCGCCGTCGGGCAGCGGGGGGCCGTCGCGGTGCCCGGGCATCGTGACCGCCCAGACGTCGTGGTGCTCCTCCAGCATCGGGAGCAGCGGCGTCCAGGCGCGCCACGACGACGTCACGCCGTGCAACAGCAGCAGCGGCTCGCCGGAGCCGCCCCGGTGGAACGCGGTCATCTCACGATCATGGGCGCCGCGGCGCCGGGATGCAGCGCGAGCACCTCGTCGAAGCCCGCGGCCAGGCACTCGGCGAACAGGTCCCGGTCGGTGATCGCCGCCGCGTCCAGGTTGGCGCCGACGCAGCAGACGTCGCCGTGCGTGACGACCGAGATCATCGCCGCGCAGCCGGGCAGCGGCGCGAACGGGTAGACCCGCTCGATCCGCGCGCCGCACAGGAACGCCTCCGAGCGCAGCCCCGGCACGTTCGACGCCTGCAGGTCGTTCCCGGCCGTCGACCCGCCGGCGACCAGCGTCAGCAGCGGGCCCGGCAGCCGCGCCAGCAGCGGCGCGACGACGTCGGTGCTCTCCAGCGCGGGCTCGCCCCGCGCCGCGCGCATCTGCTCGCCGACCGCCCGGATCCGCTCGGCCGGGTCGGTCACGCCCATCGGCGCGGCCAGCCGGGCGGGCGCCCACCGGTTCCCGCCGGCGGAGTCGCCGTCGCGGCGCACCGACACCGGCACCGACGTGCGGAGCGTGGTGTCCGCACCGACCGGCCGGCCCATGCGCTCGTGGTAGTGCCGGAACCCGCCGAGCAGCGCGGCCACGTAGGCGTCGTTGAAGGAGCCGCCCACCGACTTCCCGGCCGCCCGCAGGTCGGCGAACACGACGTCGACCGCGACGAAGCGCCAGGACAGCCCGCGCGGGCGCAGCAGCTCGGAGCCGCCACCCGACGGCGGGGACAGCACCCGCACCGCCGAGTCGAGGTAGCGGGCCGTCTCGCGGGCCGCGGTCAGCGGGTGGGTCAGCGCCCCGAACACGTCCCGGGCCGCGCGCGCCGCCGACGGCACGATCCCGGCCTCGCGCCGCACCAGCCGGTCCATCTCGGCCAGCGGGTCCGGCGCCTCGGTCGCGGGTGCCGGCGGCTGCGGCTTCGTCTCGTCGTGCTCGCGCTTGCGGCTGTGCAGCTGGGCCAGCAGCTGGACCGCGCCCATGCCGTCGGTCAGCACGTGGTGCAGCTTCAGCAGGAACGCGGCACGGCCACCGGGCAGCCCCTCGACCAGCATCGCCTCCCACGGCGGCCGCTCCCGGTCGAACGGGGTCATCGCGAACTGCTCCGCGATCGGGCCGAGCTCGCTCCAGAACCCGGGGCCCGCACCGGGGATCCGCACCCGTCGCAGGTGGTAGTGCAGGTCGAACTCGACGTCGTGGATCCAGTACGGGGTGCCGAGCCCGGCCAGCGGCTCGCGGACCCGCTCCCGGAACCGCGGCACCATCCGGGTCGCCCAGTCGACGGCCGCGACCAGCCGGTCCCGGTCGGGCTTCGTGTCGAGCAGCTCGACCGCGAGGACCGGCGA
Proteins encoded in this window:
- a CDS encoding wax ester/triacylglycerol synthase domain-containing protein codes for the protein MSDVPLSWGSVREMSPFEVMMWRAEAEDPRYRSPVLAVELLDTKPDRDRLVAAVDWATRMVPRFRERVREPLAGLGTPYWIHDVEFDLHYHLRRVRIPGAGPGFWSELGPIAEQFAMTPFDRERPPWEAMLVEGLPGGRAAFLLKLHHVLTDGMGAVQLLAQLHSRKREHDETKPQPPAPATEAPDPLAEMDRLVRREAGIVPSAARAARDVFGALTHPLTAARETARYLDSAVRVLSPPSGGGSELLRPRGLSWRFVAVDVVFADLRAAGKSVGGSFNDAYVAALLGGFRHYHERMGRPVGADTTLRTSVPVSVRRDGDSAGGNRWAPARLAAPMGVTDPAERIRAVGEQMRAARGEPALESTDVVAPLLARLPGPLLTLVAGGSTAGNDLQASNVPGLRSEAFLCGARIERVYPFAPLPGCAAMISVVTHGDVCCVGANLDAAAITDRDLFAECLAAGFDEVLALHPGAAAPMIVR
- the dinB gene encoding DNA polymerase IV, encoding MFVRGLATILHADLDSFYASVEQRDDPRLRGRPVIVGGGVVLAASYEARAFGVRTAMNGGQARAHCPGAIVVPPRMAAYSEASRAVFAIFRDTTPEVEGLSIDEAFLEVGGLARIAGTPREVAARLRARVAAEAGLPITVGVARTKFLAKVASGVAKPDGLLVVDPAREREFLHPLPVERLWGVGAVTAGKLHELGVRTVADVAGLGEAALVSFLGPASGRHLHALAHLRDPRPVDTHRSRRSIGSQRALGRRPRTPEELDAILAGTVDRLARRLRAPRETGGGRVCRTVVLRLRFGDFARVTRSHTLPVPTAHTPTILTAARRLLVAATPEIRDRGITLLGLSLTNLDRDDAVQLELPLDAHAGPALDTALDEVRRRFGASSVSRATQLGRDQGLQVPLLPEHE
- a CDS encoding SH3 domain-containing protein; protein product: MRRKRVAQGLVVLCGVLVLSGCTRTSIEGLQVRSGPGTGFAVVGTIPESGTPVRIGCWQRGEAVRGDTVWYRILGPQEGWVTNYYTRTTRELGSNPSC
- a CDS encoding NADP-dependent oxidoreductase; this encodes MRAVGLTTHGGPDVLEVLDLPEPHAGPGQVRIRVSAAAVNPTDTLQRSVRRQETDPPWVPGMDVAGVVDEAGDDVPLRVGDRVMAIVVPDGTHGGYAEHVVVPAGSAVPLPDGVDETAAATLPMNALTAWLALDELAVPRGGTVAVTGAAGAFGGYAVQLAVARGLRVVADAAERDTELVDGLGAHVVLPRGDGFAGSVRGAVPGGVDGLADGSLQGDALLPAVRDGGRIATVRGHRGTAERGITWHPVWVRTVAEDRETLLAIRDLASSGRLTPRVAATWPAGDAAEAHRALEAGGQRGRGVLLFR
- a CDS encoding alpha/beta fold hydrolase; this encodes MTAFHRGGSGEPLLLLHGVTSSWRAWTPLLPMLEEHHDVWAVTMPGHRDGPPLPDGEFSIDVMVDALVEQLDELGIDEMPHVVGNSLGGWAALELARRGRARSVVALSPAGAWALPKDLYRLLATFRVGALLAGWTPVRLLASCGLVRRLLLLTLAERADLYSAEDVAVLFDDLAACTVLDPLLSAASMETAIVPFDELPCPVRIAWSGSDRTIPYGRYGRPLMDAVPGAELVVLPGVGHVPMMDNPALVAWTILQHTRYQLAS
- a CDS encoding DUF1684 domain-containing protein, whose product is MTTTGTDARTEHAAWKAAREETLREPHGWLSLTALHWLDDGPGTVPGLPGTWRATGGGTVTVTAAAADGVVPPGADTPLDGTVDLHPVDGAPGVMVAVGDRMVEIARRTDSSALRIRDPHAVTRTAFTGVPAYPYDEAAVVDAAFTPYDEPRRITVDAVVDGLQHFPTAVGEVTFRHGGAQQRLVALSGRDGGLSLHFRDATSGDTTYGGGRILKTADPGADGALRLDLNRVVNLPCAFTAHATCPLPPAGNHLDVAVEAGETLPPRPDPA
- a CDS encoding Clp protease N-terminal domain-containing protein; this encodes MTTPSPVTGTVRLDDLISAITDVHSDPLEQLSGAVLAGDHLGDLADHLIGHFVDRARRSGASWTDIGRSMGVSKQAAQKRFVPKPDEPVDPEEGFKRFTPRARGVVVAAQSEARSAGNDRITPAHLVLGLAADPQALAVVLLEPQGVTPDALREAAVARLPERVEQVPDLVPFDGAAKKALELTFRQALRLGHNYVGTEHILLALLEQEDGDGVLSGLGVDGPRAEAAIVKALAAIAAQQEQGDG